Genomic window (Streptomyces sp. NBC_00078):
GGCAACCGTGGTCTGTCTCAACGAACCGAGCCCACGCATCACGCAGGTCAGCGAGACGCAGCACAAGGAAGCGGTTGAGCGAGCCGCCCGACGTAGCGGCGACCGCCCTCCAGCCGAAGGCGCGGGACCTCCAGGGTCAGCAACGAAGCCCCCTCCGTCAGTCGAATCCCGGAGGAGAACAGCAGATCAGCGAAGGCACCGTTGCGATCGGCCAGTCGCCCGGCCCACCTGGCTGACGGCAAGCCGTCAGCGCCATACCCCCGCATACCGACCTCCACCCAACGGCGAAATGCCCGCGGCGTCAGCCAACGGACCTCACTGGCACGGGCGTTCCTCGCCCAGGCCGCCGGCACCAGCACACGCGGACCGCTCCTCCCGGCCACCGACCGCATGATCACCGGGCTGAGCGTGACGTGATCTCGCTGCACCGCCCACTCGTACAGCCGGATCAGAGCGGCCAGCCCGCGGTTCCACCGTGCCCCACCGACCCGGCGCGGATTCCGCAGCGAGCGGGTCCGCCAGTCCTCGAAGTCCCACAGATCATCTGCTGTGGCGTCACGCCATGTCTTCCCGCGCCCCCACAGGAAGTCGCCAGAGCGGGGCCGCGCGCCACCGGCGGGCCGGCAGAGCCTCCGGACCGAACGCGATCAGGGCATGGCGAAGGCGCTCGCAGAACGTGCGCCCCGGGGCGTCCGCACCCGGGGCGCACGTTCGTGTCGACCGGGGCGAGTATCCGCGACGGCGCCGTATGCCGGACGGTGGTGCTACCGCTGCCCGCCTTCGGCCTGGTCGTCGATCCCGCCGGAAGCCCCGGTCACGCCGGCCACGAAGGTCGTCACGCTTCGAGCGGGAAGCGTGGCGGTGAAGGAGCCGTTCGACACGCCGGTCGTGCCCTGGGACGCGACGTTCCTGCTCGCATCGGTCAGCCAGGACGCGACACTGGAAATCCTGCTGTTCGCCAGGGAGAACTGCTGGCTCACCGCGGCAGTCCCCTTGTTGATGGCAACGACGACGACCGTGGGCTGACCGCCCCGGTACGCCGAGACGTAGACGTTCGGCGCCGGGTTCGCCGTCGCCTCGATCCGCACGTGTCCGGGGCGGACGAACCTCGCGAAGTGTGCCATGGTGGCGCCGCGCTTGCTGATCCGGCCGTCCTCCCGCATGGGGCCGTAGCTGCGCCGGATGTACCACCAGATGTACGCCTGGAACTCGGCGTCCACCATGGCGTGGTGGATGTGCTCCCCCACGTCGAGCGCCTGGGGCCAGAGGTCCGCCGAATCGGTGCTGTTGGGGTAGTAGACCTCGGTCATCCAGAGTTCTTTGCCCGCGCCCTTCTGTTTGAAGAGGGGATAGGGGAAGTCCGCGAACGGCGTGCCGTAGAGGTGGGCCCCGATGATGTCCACGTTGGCGAGCGCCACGGAGTCGTTGAGGATCGGGTCCGACATGTTCTTCCGGTACTGGAAGGACTCGGGCGCGATGACCCTGGTGCCGATCGAGCCGGCGTTCTCCCGCAGGAACCGGACCATTTCGGCGGGGGTCCACCACGTCCAGTCCTGAGCGTAATCGGGCTCGTTCTGCACCGATATGCCGTACAGGTTCACCCCGTTGTTCCGCAGGAACCCGTTGAAGTCGTTGAGGTGCTGGGCATAGGCGCCGTACATGTCGTACCTGAGGCGTCTCGCGTTGGTCTGACTGCCGTGGGCGAAGGTCTCGACCATGTCGGCGGGGGGATTCCACGGCGACGCGATGACGGTCGCCCCGAGCTCGGTCGCGCGCCTCGCCGTCGCCACATCACGGTTCCAGTCCGCCCGATTCTCGGGTACGGGAATCCTCAGCACGGATAACCCCAGCCGGTCCTCGCCGGTGCCGAACGCCGTGTCCCGCTGGGCGGCTGTCAGGTCGCCGATCCACGCCGAGTGGGTCATGCCGCCGAAGCCCCGAATCGTCTGCCGCCGCGCCGACGGGTCGATGACCGCCGAGGCGGCAGCAGTCGCGGCCGTGGCTTCGGAAGCCTCCACGGTCGACGCCGTGGCCGTGAGGACCGGCAGGGCCCCCAACGTCACCAGGACGGTTCTGCGGCTCGGCGATCGACGCTCGGTGCTCACGGGCTCATTCCGATCCTGCGTCATGTCTCCTCTTCGTGGTTGTCGGTGCGGACCTGACCGGCGCGCGTTTGGTAGCGCTCTCATTCGAGCGAAGGACCACGCGCTGGTCTTACGGAAGGGAGGTGCTGTCGCTCGTTGCCTCGGCCTGCCCCGGGCGGCTTGGCGAGCCACCTACGCCGTTCGAAGTCGCGAACAGCGTGCAGGATTACGCCTGTTGGGTAAGTCGGCAAGCTAACGACTACCACTCGCCACCGCAAGCCTCAGCCTCAGCCTCAGCGTGCGACGAGTGTGGGCGGGATGGTCGCAGCGAAGCCGGCGAAGCACCACTGCACTGTCGAGCCGATCAGGCAGCTGTCCGAGCCAACAGCAAAGGCAGGCGGCGCCGCTTCGGGGCGATCAGACGGCTTTCCTCCGGCCGATGCCAGGCTCGATATCCGGGGCCCGAGGGCGTAATGCGTCCGGCCCCGGTCACCTTCAAGACGACGGCAGGACACGGACGACTGGCTTGCTGAGAAGCAGACGGAGATCCGCCATGGCGAGTGTCGTGACCCGGAGGCCGGTGCCGTGGGCTTCCGTACTTGCGCCGATAGGTGGGTGGAGGAACGGGATGATCGACGAGGCCCGCGCCCTCGGGGAGGGTCACTCGGTGCCGGCGGGACGGTGAGCGTCCTCGTCCGGGAAGAGGGTTGCGGCCACGTGCCGGGTGTCGGCGTATTCGATGACCGAGGCGATCCTGCCGCCGCGGACCGTGTAGATGCCGAGGCAACGGTTGTCGTAGGTGTCGCCGCGTACGGTCGTGGCCCTGGCGGTCCATTCGGCCACCACGCGGTCGCCCTCGGCGATGGTGCTGACCAGTTCGATTTCCAGGGTGCCGGGGACGAAGGCAGGTCCCATGCCGCCGAGGAACTCGTTGATGATCGCGTCGCGTCCGTGCCACAACTTGGAGATGGGCAGGTCGCCCGGATAGTGCCGGCTCGCGTCCGCATGGAAGCTGTCGTGGATGACGTCGCCGTCGCCGTCGCGCACGGCCTCGACATAGCGGATGACGATGGCCCTGGGATCGCTGGTGATCATGATTCTGCTCCTTCGGCCGGTCTTGCCGCCGGTCGTTTCGGTGAGGTTCAGGACAGCGTGGTGAGGTTCAGGACAGGGTGGTGAGCTTCAGGACATGCTGAGGACGGCCTTGCCGCGGATCCGGCGGTCGCGCAGGTCGGCGAGGACGGTCGCGGTGTCGGCCCAGTCGGTGACACGGCCGATCTCGGGGTGCAGTCGGCCTTCGGCGGTCAGCCGGACGAGCGTCGCCAGATCCTCGTCGAGGCGGCTGTCCGCGTCGAGGTAGTGGAAATGACGGATGGAAGCCGATTCGGGCCCGGTGAAGAAGTCGAAGAAGTCGAGCGTCGCCGGCATGCGGCTGGCCTGCCCGAACCAGATCACCGTGCCGCGCCTGGCGAGCCGCGCGAGCGCGAGGGAGAGTGCCGGCCCGCCGGTCGACTCCAGCACGATGTCGTAAGGGCCCTGAGCATCGGTGACGTGGTGCACGACATCGGTGGCGCCGAGTTCCGCGAGCCGCGCGCCGCGCTCGGCGTTCCTGGTCACGGCGGTGACCTGGGCCCCGGCGGCGGTCGCCGGCTCGGTGACGAAGTGGCCCACACCCCCGGAAGCACCGGTCAGCAGGATCCGCCGTCGCGACAGCCCGGACCCTGCACTTCGGGAGGGCCGCCGAAGAGCTGAACACCAGCCAGCAGGCGCTGTCCAAGCGCATAGCGCGGCTGGAGAAGCAGCTGTCCGTGCAGCTGTTCGGGCGCCAGGGTGGGGTCCGGCTGAGCGAGGCGGGGGAGCGGTTTCTGCCGGCCGCACTCGACGCGCTCGCTGCGGGCGATCGCGCGATCGCGGCGGTGACGGATGCCGGACCGGTCGTACGGATCGACACCTGGGGACATCTGTACGCGCCGATGCGCACGGTCGCCGACGCGGTACAGGCACTCGGCCCGGTGCGGTGGGAGCCGAGCCCCGGACGGGACTGGCCGTCGGTGGCGGAGGCGTTGCTGCGCGGCGACACCGATCTCGGATTCGGCCGGGTCCACCCCTCCCTGACGGCCGGGACGCGAGCCTCACCCAGCGGCTGGTACGGCTGGAACCCGTCGACGCAGTCGTCGGCGGCGGCGCGGCCACGGCGACGGACGTCGACGTCTGCCCGGGACTCCTGACCTCTCGCCGGGCAGACGGCAACCCGATGGCCTCGAACCGTGTCCCGCGTGGGCCTCGCATTTCAAGCAAGTTGCCTGCTGAGCAGTGCAGTTGGGGAAGAACACCGATCGGGCCCTTGCACCCCGTGTGCCCCCGCCCGCCCTGAGCCGGACGGGCCAGGACCTGCTCGAAGGTCTCCACCAATGGATAAACCCCAGGCCACTGATCTGGGGTTTCAAAATGGAGCGGGTGACGAGAGTCGAACTCGCACTCTCAGCTTGGGAAGCGACGGCGCTTGCGTGGCCGTATGGCCACTGACCTGCGTGGATGCATCGCCCCTCCGTCGTTGCCTGTGCCTGGCTGGACCGCTGTTGCCTGTGGTTGTCCGCTCTTATGGGCACGCTGTGGGCACGGCTTTAAGGAAGGAGGCGACAGAGAGCTCGCGCGAAACGGGCTCAGCGCTTGGCTCGGCCCCCGGAGATGTCCGGCTCGGGGCGTCTTCGCGCGTGCACACGCCCGCTGGTGGGCCGTATCTCTGGAGTGCCTGGCCGGTGACGGCGGCGAACACGTTGTTGTCGTTCCCATTTGCCACGGCGAGGATGTGGCGCTGGCGGCGTGAGTCGGTGGGGTGGTGATCATCCCGGGGCGCCGCGTAGACCCTGATCGCTGTTCAGGATGGTGAGGTGGCGGCGACCGGCACGGCCAGTTTCCGCATGGTCTGCATGGTCGCTGTCGGTAGACGGTATGCGGGCAGGCAGGGACGCACGACATACATCAATCCAGTACATAGGCTACGCTTGGTACATGTCCATGAAGCGCACGAACGTCTACGCCGACCCCGAGGACCTGGCGATCATCAAGGAGGCGGCCAAGCGGCGGGGCATAAGCGAGGCCGAGATCATCCGTCAGGGCATCCATCTCGCGGCCATGGCGAACCGGGTCTGGGACGAGCCGCTTTTCTCGCGGACGTTCGAGGGGCCGGGTCGTACGTCATCCAAGGCTGAGGTCCGTGACGCGGTCGCTGACGCGGTCCGCCGCGAGACGGACTCCGGAAGCGCCGCGTGATCATCGTCATCGCCGACACGTCCGGCCTCCTGGCCGCTCTCGACTTGACGCACCCGGAGCACGGAGCGGCGAATGAGGCGATCATGGCGGCCGGTCTCCTGGTCATGTCCCCCCTCCTGCTGGCGGAACTCGATCACGTGGCCACGCGCGAGTTGGGACGCGCAGCTGCCGTCAGCGCGGTCGACGACCTGCGGCGCTGGATGAGCCGGGGTCGGGTCGTCATGCCCGAGATCACGGAGGACCACTTGGGCGCCGCGCAGTCCGTCCGCGTCCGCTACGGCGCGCTCGACCTGGACCTCGCCGACGCGGTGAACGTGGCGCTCGCGGCCGACTACGACACCGATGCGATCCTCACCCTCGACCGAAGGGACTTCAGGGCCGTACGCCCCTTGGGCCGCTACAAGGCGTTCCGGGTACTCCCGGACGACCTTCCGCTATGACGCGAGATCCTCGGCGGCCAAGCGCCTGCTCCCGCAAGGAAGTTGTGCCCCGTCTTGTCGAGACGCGCGATGAGCGGTAGGCGCCCGGCGTCGCCCGGGACGGGCAGGCTGAGTGCTCCGACCACGCGAACCTGCTCATGGTTGACGTGAAGTCGCAGGTCAGCGTTGTGCTGCAACGTGAGCGCGCTGCACCCGCAAGGCACTCGTGCCCTCCGCATGCCCCATCTTCGAGCGCGACACGTGCCAGAAAATGCGGGAGAGCCCCGCTCGCGTAAAAGCCCCAGGCTGTTGACCTGGGGCTTCAACAAGAGCGGGTGACGAGAATCGAACTCGCACTCTCAGCTTGGGAAGCGACGGCGCCTGGACGGTCAGACAGCTTCTGGCCTGGCGGTGTGTGCTCGGGTGTGGCGCTCGGCAGCGCACCGCTGTTGACCGTGGTTGACCGGTCGCAAGGGCACGCTATGGGCACGACGCGGGCGATTGGGCGCAGGGAGTGCCTCTTCGCGGCTGACGACCACCTGAGCCCTGGAAGCGAGCGCTGACCGGGAAAGCACCGTTGCGCGAGCACAGGGAGGAGGGTTCAGTGCTGGCCGGACAGCCGGCCAAGCTGAGTGATTCCGTGCAGGTACAGAGGGCTGGCGACGAGTACGTCGCCGGCATCGCTTGGACAGGCCCAGGCGGCTGGGTCGAGATCCCTGCCACCACCAACTTGGGAGCTGGTGTGGGCTCGGACGGTGAACGTGCCGCTGCGGGTGGTGGCGATGGCCAGGCGGCGGCCGGTGCCGCCGTCTACGCGGGTGCGGACGTGGCCGGGGTGGGTGAAGCGGTCGAAGACGCGCTTGCGGCCTTCGGCGGGGATACCGGGCTGTCGTCGGTCCCTTCAGGACCACGTCGTGGTCTTCCCCGGCAACTCGCGGTGTTTGGGTGCAGTTCGTAGCCCGACTGTGTGACGTGCCCAGTCCAAGTGTGGCTGCGTTGCGCGCCTATCCGTCCCGCTGCGGTGCAGGGTGCTTTCGTCGGGGGGGCCGGGTGTGCGACGGCTCCTGTGTCTGTCCTGACGGGCCGGCCGACGTCCAGCTGTTCTCCAGCGCGTCGTCCGGTCGCTGAGGGCGTCCGTCCGCAACGCAGAAGGAGAGATCGTGGTGGCTGGAAACGTCAGCGAGAGCCGCGGGGCAATGCCCGCGCAGCTTCTCAGGGGCCAGAAGGCGCTGGTGACCGGTGCCAATTCGGGCATCGGCCTGGCGACCGCCATCGCCCTGGGCCGGGCCGGAGCGGACGTAGTGGTGAACTACGTCGTCGGTGCGCACGAGGCAGAGAACGTCGTGAAGGACATCCAGGGCTTCGGGGTTCGCGCCTACGCCCACGAGGCCGACGTGTCCGACGAGGACCAGGTGAACGCCATGGTCGCGCGGATGGTCGAGGAGTTCGGCACTATCGACATCATGGTGGCCAACGCGGGCCTCCAGCGGGACGCGGCCGTGACGGACATGACGCTCGCCCAGTGGCAGAAGGTCATCGACGTCAACCTGACCGGCCAGTTCCTGTGCGCGCGGGAGGCCGCCAAGGAGTTCGTCCGGCGCGGCGTGGTGGAGGAGGTCTCCCGGTCGGCGGGGAAGATCATCTGCATGAGTTCGGTCCACCAGATCGTCCCGTGGTCGGGGCACGTGAACTACGCCTCCTCCAAGGGCGGTGTGGGCATGCTGATGCAGACCCTCGCCCAGGAGCTGGCCCCCAAGCGGATCAGGGTCAACGCGGTCGCACCCGGCGCCATCCGCACACCGATCAACCGTGACGCCTGGTCCACCCCCGAGGCCGAGGCAGACCTGCTGCGCCTGATCCCGTACCGCCGCGTCGGAGACCCGGACGACATCGCCAACGCCGTCGTCGCCATGGCGTCCGACCTGCTCGACTACGTCGTCGGGACCACCCTCTACGTCGACGGCGGAATGACGCTCTTTCCCGGCTTCGCCACCGGAGGCTGATCTCCGGTGCAGGATCACGTCACGCCCCGCCGGGTGGTCATCCTCGGCGGAGGGTTCGCGGGGCTGTTCGCCGCCCGCGCACTACGGAAGTCACCGGTCGCGGTAACCGTGGTCGACCGCCGTGCCCACCACCTCTTCCAGCCGCTGCTGTACCAGTGCGCCTCCGGGATCCTGTCCGAGGGGCAGATCGCACAACCGTTGCGCGGGGTCCTGCGGCGCCACCACAACGTGAGGTGCGTGCTCGCCGAGGCCACCGACGTGGATGCCGGCGCCCGGCTGGTGCACGCCCGGCGACCCGAGGGCGGAATTGTTCAGCTGCCCTACGACGATCTGATCGTCGCGGTGGGCATGCGTCAGTCCTACTTCGGGCACGACGAGTTCGCCGCGCACGCCCCCGGAATGAAGACCCTGGACGATGCGCTGGACATCCGCCGACGGATCTACCGGGCGTTCGAGATGGCCGAAACGGCGGCGAACGACCGGGAACGGCAGCAATGGCTCACCTTCGCGCTGGTCGGCGGCGGCCCGACCGGTGTCGAACTCGCGGGACAGATCCGGGAGATCGCCGGCCACACGCTCGACCGGGAGTTCCAGGCGATTGATTCCGCCAAGGCCCGGGTGCTGCTTTTCGAGGGGTCCGACGCGGTGCTCGGCGCGTTCGGCCCGCCACTCGCCCACCGTGCTGCCCGGACCCTGCACCACCTCGGTGTCGAGCTCCACCTGGGCACGATGGTCACCGACATCGACGCGCACGGCCTGACCGTACAAGACCACGACGGCAGGACAACCCGGTTCGGCGCACGCACCGTGCTGTGGACGGCGGGCGTCGAGGCGCCGCCGATCGCCGCCGCGCTGGCCCGGGCGACCGGTGCCAAACAGGACCGGGCCGGACGCATCCTCGTCGAACCCGACCTCACCGTCCCCGGCCATCCGGAGATCCGAGTCACCGGCGACGTGATGAGCCTGAACCGGCTGCCGGGCCTGGCCGAGGTCGCCATGCAGTCGGGCGCGTACGCGGGCCGGATGTTGCGGCACGCCGTTGAAGGCAGGACGAAGGCGCCGAAGCCCTTCAAGTACGTGGATCTGGGCAGCGCCGCCTACATCGCTCGCGGTCGGGCCGTGGTCAAGGCCGGCCCGCTGCATCTGTCGGGCTTCACCGGCTGGCTCGCCTGGCTCTTCATCCACCTGGCCTTCCTCACCGGCTTCCGCAGCAGGCTGGGAGCGGTGCTCAGCTGGTCCGTCGCCTTCGCCGGCAGCTCGCGCCGCGAACGCGCCTTCACCATGCCCGACATCGACAGGTCGGCGGCCCGGGTGGGCGGCCCGGAGGCACCTCCGCCTCCCTGACGGGCCCCGGCCGATCCTCTACGGGCGCCCTCCGCATCCTGTCCCTCCTCAGCCCCGCCACTTCGCAGGGCAGACCATCGAGGCGCACATGCTCAGCACCGTTGCCCTGCTGGCGAACAGCACCCCGGACCAACTCCTGCCGGCACGAGAGTTGATGGCCTTCACCTTGGCCTCGCACATCCTGCTGGTCCCTTTCGGGGTCGCACTGCCGTTCATCACGCTGCTCATGCACCACCGGGCGCTCCGCCGCAACGACCCCGTCGCCCTCACCCTCGCCCGGCGCTGGTCGGCGGTGATGGCCGTTCAGTTCGCTATCGGCATCGTCACCGGCACCGTTCTGTCCTTCGAGTTCGGCTTGCTGTGGCCCGGCATGATGGGCCGCTGGGGCGACGTCTTCGGCCTCGGGTTCGGCGTCGAGGCGTGGGCGTTCTTCCTGGAGGCCGTACTGATCGCGATCTACCTTTACGGCTGGCGGCGGCTCAAGCCCTGGACGCACTTCTGGCTGGCCGTGCCGCTGCCGCCGACCGCCCTCATGGGGGCGTTCGGCATCATCGCGGCGAACTCCTGGATGAACACCCCGCAGGGGTTTCGCCTGGATGCCCAGGGCAACCCTGTCGACGTAAATGTGCAGCAGACGATCTTCACACCGATGTTCGGCCCGGAGTACTGGCATTTCGTGGTCGCGATGCTCCTGACCGCCGGCTACGTGGTCGCCGGTGTGTACGCGGTCGGCTGGCTGCGCGGGCGCCGCGACCGCTACCACCGGCTCGGCTTCGCCGTGCCGTTCACGGTTGCCGCGATCCTCACCCCGATCCAGTTCATGCTCGGCGACTCCGCCGCCCGCGCCGTTTTCCACAAGCAGCCGATCAAGTTCGCCGCCACCGAGATCGTCTGGAAGACGGACACCCATGTACCGGAGTACATGTTCGGGCGTCTGCATCCCGACGGGACGATCTCCGGCGGCCTCAAGATCCCCCAACTGGACTCGATCCTCGCCGGATTCAGCCCTGACACCAAGGTGACGGGCCTGTCGTCGGTCGCCGCCAGTGACCGCCCGACGGCGACTCAGGCCACCATCGCCCACTGGGCGTTCGACATCATGGTCACCGTCGGCAGCGTGCTGATCCTGCTGGCGCTCTGGTACGCCTGGTCCTGGTGGCGGCACCGGGACAACCCTGCCAGCCGTTGGTTCTACCGCTGTGCCGCGCTCGCGGGAGTCGCCTGCCTGGTCACCGTGGAGTGCGGGTGGATCACCACGGAGGTCGGCCGTCAGCCCTGGATCGTCTATCAGCACATGAGGGTCTCGGAGGCGGTGACCAGTACCGGCGCCGGATCGCTGTGGGCGATGCTCGGCGTCGTCGTCGTCGTGTACGTGGCCGTTTTCGGCTCGTTCCTCGCGGTCGTCCTGAAGATGCGTACCCGCTGGCGCATCGCCGACGAGGGCTCGGCCGTCGCGCGAGCCGAACTGCCGCCGGAGACCGACACCCCCTACGGGCC
Coding sequences:
- a CDS encoding glycoside hydrolase family 30 beta sandwich domain-containing protein: MTQDRNEPVSTERRSPSRRTVLVTLGALPVLTATASTVEASEATAATAAASAVIDPSARRQTIRGFGGMTHSAWIGDLTAAQRDTAFGTGEDRLGLSVLRIPVPENRADWNRDVATARRATELGATVIASPWNPPADMVETFAHGSQTNARRLRYDMYGAYAQHLNDFNGFLRNNGVNLYGISVQNEPDYAQDWTWWTPAEMVRFLRENAGSIGTRVIAPESFQYRKNMSDPILNDSVALANVDIIGAHLYGTPFADFPYPLFKQKGAGKELWMTEVYYPNSTDSADLWPQALDVGEHIHHAMVDAEFQAYIWWYIRRSYGPMREDGRISKRGATMAHFARFVRPGHVRIEATANPAPNVYVSAYRGGQPTVVVVAINKGTAAVSQQFSLANSRISSVASWLTDASRNVASQGTTGVSNGSFTATLPARSVTTFVAGVTGASGGIDDQAEGGQR
- a CDS encoding nuclear transport factor 2 family protein produces the protein MITSDPRAIVIRYVEAVRDGDGDVIHDSFHADASRHYPGDLPISKLWHGRDAIINEFLGGMGPAFVPGTLEIELVSTIAEGDRVVAEWTARATTVRGDTYDNRCLGIYTVRGGRIASVIEYADTRHVAATLFPDEDAHRPAGTE
- a CDS encoding CopG family transcriptional regulator; this encodes MSMKRTNVYADPEDLAIIKEAAKRRGISEAEIIRQGIHLAAMANRVWDEPLFSRTFEGPGRTSSKAEVRDAVADAVRRETDSGSAA
- a CDS encoding PIN domain-containing protein; protein product: MIIVIADTSGLLAALDLTHPEHGAANEAIMAAGLLVMSPLLLAELDHVATRELGRAAAVSAVDDLRRWMSRGRVVMPEITEDHLGAAQSVRVRYGALDLDLADAVNVALAADYDTDAILTLDRRDFRAVRPLGRYKAFRVLPDDLPL
- a CDS encoding SDR family oxidoreductase, whose product is MPAQLLRGQKALVTGANSGIGLATAIALGRAGADVVVNYVVGAHEAENVVKDIQGFGVRAYAHEADVSDEDQVNAMVARMVEEFGTIDIMVANAGLQRDAAVTDMTLAQWQKVIDVNLTGQFLCAREAAKEFVRRGVVEEVSRSAGKIICMSSVHQIVPWSGHVNYASSKGGVGMLMQTLAQELAPKRIRVNAVAPGAIRTPINRDAWSTPEAEADLLRLIPYRRVGDPDDIANAVVAMASDLLDYVVGTTLYVDGGMTLFPGFATGG
- a CDS encoding NAD(P)/FAD-dependent oxidoreductase, translated to MQDHVTPRRVVILGGGFAGLFAARALRKSPVAVTVVDRRAHHLFQPLLYQCASGILSEGQIAQPLRGVLRRHHNVRCVLAEATDVDAGARLVHARRPEGGIVQLPYDDLIVAVGMRQSYFGHDEFAAHAPGMKTLDDALDIRRRIYRAFEMAETAANDRERQQWLTFALVGGGPTGVELAGQIREIAGHTLDREFQAIDSAKARVLLFEGSDAVLGAFGPPLAHRAARTLHHLGVELHLGTMVTDIDAHGLTVQDHDGRTTRFGARTVLWTAGVEAPPIAAALARATGAKQDRAGRILVEPDLTVPGHPEIRVTGDVMSLNRLPGLAEVAMQSGAYAGRMLRHAVEGRTKAPKPFKYVDLGSAAYIARGRAVVKAGPLHLSGFTGWLAWLFIHLAFLTGFRSRLGAVLSWSVAFAGSSRRERAFTMPDIDRSAARVGGPEAPPPP
- a CDS encoding cytochrome ubiquinol oxidase subunit I; protein product: MLSTVALLANSTPDQLLPARELMAFTLASHILLVPFGVALPFITLLMHHRALRRNDPVALTLARRWSAVMAVQFAIGIVTGTVLSFEFGLLWPGMMGRWGDVFGLGFGVEAWAFFLEAVLIAIYLYGWRRLKPWTHFWLAVPLPPTALMGAFGIIAANSWMNTPQGFRLDAQGNPVDVNVQQTIFTPMFGPEYWHFVVAMLLTAGYVVAGVYAVGWLRGRRDRYHRLGFAVPFTVAAILTPIQFMLGDSAARAVFHKQPIKFAATEIVWKTDTHVPEYMFGRLHPDGTISGGLKIPQLDSILAGFSPDTKVTGLSSVAASDRPTATQATIAHWAFDIMVTVGSVLILLALWYAWSWWRHRDNPASRWFYRCAALAGVACLVTVECGWITTEVGRQPWIVYQHMRVSEAVTSTGAGSLWAMLGVVVVVYVAVFGSFLAVVLKMRTRWRIADEGSAVARAELPPETDTPYGPRSEPEPATAGAAHDGGSGHTSGGAS